TATCACCTTTCAATGCTAATGGGAAAAGACAGACTTCTTTTGCATCTGTAGAGGTTTTGCCGGAACTTACCAAAAATCAAGATATAGACATAAGGCCAGAAGATTTAAGGGTAGATACCTATAGGTCTTCTGGTGCAGGCGGACAGCATGTAAACAAAACGGAATCTGCAGTTAGGATAACTCATATACCTACGGGTATAGTTGTACAGTGCCAGAATGAAAGAAGTCAGCATTATAATAGGGAAACTGCAATGCTCATGTTAAAATCAAAACTTGTGGAACTTAAAGAAAGAGCACATAAGGAAAAAATAGAAGACCTTGCAGGAGAACTTAAGGACATGGGATGGGGAAGCCAGATAAGATCCTATGTATTCCATCCATATACTCTTGTAAAAGATCATAGAACTGGAGTAGAGAATGGAAATGTGTCTTCAGTAATGGATGGAGAAATTGATAATTTTATATTAGCTTATTTAAGACAGCAGGCAAAGTAAGAAAAGTGCTATCAGGCGTATAATCTGATAGCATTTATTTGCATCCATTTTTAACTCGTAATTGAAAATTGAAAGAAGGATTTAGCTTGAGTTTTAAAAGTACAGTGGGGGACGTTTTTTCATCCCTAAAACATAGAGATTTTAGATATTTTTTATCAGGACAGCTTTTGTCATTAATGGGAACTATGGTTCAAAATACTGCACTCAGTTGGTATGTGTATAAGATAACTAATTCTCCTTTCCTTCTTGGACTTATATCAGTATTTCAATATGCACCAGTACTGTTGATTACTCTTATTGCAGGTGTTATAGCAGAAAGATATCCCAAAAGAAAAATTATTTTGATGACTCAGTTTTCTTACATGATACAGTCCTTTATATTGACTTTTGTTGTTTATGTTGGATATAGTAAATATTGGATATTAGCCATATTGTCTGTTATTAATGGCATTATAACAAGTTTGGACATGCCTACGAGGCAGTCTTTCTTTATTGAACTTGTAGGAAAAAAGGATCTTCCAAATGCCATATCTTTAAATTCAACTGTTTTTAATATATCTCGTATAGTTGGACCTGCATTTGCAGGAATAATAATGAATAAAGTAGGGGTATTTCAGTGCTTTCTTATCAATACAATTAGTTTTATACCTGTTATCTATGGTGTATTTCAAATAAAGGCCAAAGGTAATCCAACATTAAAGTCCAAAAACTTCAATCTAATTCAGGACTTAAAAGGTGGAATTATGTATACTGTAAGTAAGAAAATACTCCTATCTGTAATGTTTATGATGGCTATAGTATGTACTTTTGCATTTAATAGTAATGTAATTATACCTGTATTTGCAAAGCAAGTCATGAATGGTGGAGCAAAGGAGTATAGTATTCTTTTAAGTCTTTCAGGTGCAGGATCATTTTTAGGAGCTATTTTTATGGCAGGAATAGGCAGAGGACTTAGAAGTAAGTATTTTCTCATTATAAATTCATTTATATTGGCTATTTTACAAATAGTA
The genomic region above belongs to Clostridium sp. AWRP and contains:
- a CDS encoding MFS transporter gives rise to the protein MSFKSTVGDVFSSLKHRDFRYFLSGQLLSLMGTMVQNTALSWYVYKITNSPFLLGLISVFQYAPVLLITLIAGVIAERYPKRKIILMTQFSYMIQSFILTFVVYVGYSKYWILAILSVINGIITSLDMPTRQSFFIELVGKKDLPNAISLNSTVFNISRIVGPAFAGIIMNKVGVFQCFLINTISFIPVIYGVFQIKAKGNPTLKSKNFNLIQDLKGGIMYTVSKKILLSVMFMMAIVCTFAFNSNVIIPVFAKQVMNGGAKEYSILLSLSGAGSFLGAIFMAGIGRGLRSKYFLIINSFILAILQIVTLFTSSYLLVGMLFVWIGFFGLTFLNKANATLQFNTEDEYRGRVMSIYALLNIGSTPFGSAFVGVVMQKFGGRFGFFSCGLIMFLFTVITVFFVEVKNRKPRYN